The following coding sequences are from one Humulus lupulus chromosome X, drHumLupu1.1, whole genome shotgun sequence window:
- the LOC133807260 gene encoding very-long-chain aldehyde decarbonylase CER1-like: protein MASTPGILTEWPWKPLGSFKHVLLLPWTIKSTYNFVTKDTPEERDLSTFLVFPYILFRMLHNQIWISLSRYINAKGNNRILDRGLEFDQVDREKNWDDQILFNGILFFVGIHTINGAKNLPYWRTDGVVISILLHVTLVEFLYYWLHRALHHYYLYNRYHSHHHSSIVTEPITSVIHPFAEHIAYFSLFAIPMLTTLLSGTSSIASFAGYLFYIDFMNNLGHCNFEIIPKKLFSIFPPLKYLMYTPSFHSLHHTQFRTNYSLFMPFYDYVYGTMDESTDSLYERSLKRGEDTAQVVYLTHLTTPESIFHLQVGFAHVSSRPYVSPKWYLMWFMWPLTLCSIMITWIYGRTFVVERHRFHPLNLQTWAIPKYKLQYSLQWQNASINSLVEEAILEAEHKGVKVLSLGLLNQSEELNAYGALYVKRHPELKTRVVDGSSLAVAVILNSIPKGTTQLLLRGKVTKVATSIALALCQKGIQVATLRDDECAKLNNSLDVNSKSNLVLTKSTSYQVWLVGDGLSEEEQLKASKGTIFVPFSQFQPKKLRKDCFYHYTPAMLTPKSLENVHSCENWLPRRVMSAWRIAGIVHGLEGWNEHECGIPTTADLPRFDKVWDAALRHGFQPLTSISSA, encoded by the exons ATGGCTTCTACGCCTGGAATCCTCACTGAGTGGCCATGGAAGCCCCTTGGAAGCtttaag CATGTGCTATTGCTTCCATGGACAATTAAGAGCACATACAACTTTGTGACAAAAGATACTCCAGAAGAAAGAGATTTGTCCACATTTCTGGTTTTCCCATACATACTTTTTAGAATGCTTCACAACCAGATTTGGATCTCTTTGTCTCGCTACATCAATGCCAAAGGCAACAATCGAATCCTCGATAGAGGTCTTGAGTTTGATCAAGTCGACAGGGAAAAAAATTG gGATGACCAGATATTGTTTAATGGGATCTTATTTTTCGTGGGAATTCACACAATCAATGGAGCAAAAAACCTACCCTATTGGAGAACCGATGGAGTAGTGATATCAATTCTTCTTCATGTTACTTTAGTGGAGTTCTTATACTATTGGCTTCATAGAGCTCTTCACCACTATTACTTATACAATCGTTATCACTCTCATCACCACTCTTCCATTGTCACTGAGCCCATTACTT CTGTGATACATCCATTTGCAGAGCACATAGCGTATTTTTCGCTGTTTGCAATTCCCATGTTGACAACACTGCTATCAGGAACATCATCCATAGCATCCTTTGCTGGTTATCTCTTTTACATTGATTTCATGAACAATTTGGGTCACTGCAATTTTGAGATCATTCCAAAAAAACTCTTCTCTATATTTCCTCCTCTTAAGTACCTCATGTATACCCCCTC GTTCCACTCTTTGCACCACACTCAATTTAGAACCAACTATTCGTTGTTTATGCCATTTTACGACTATGTATATGGAACGATGGACGAAAGTACTGATAGTCTGTACGAGAGATCGTTGAAAAGAGGGGAAGACACAGCCCAAGTGGTGTACTTAACTCATCTTACAACGCCGGAGTCCATTTTCCACTTACAAGTAGGATTTGCCCATGTCTCATCAAGGCCCTACGTCTCACCCAAATGGTACCTCATGTGGTTCATGTGGCCCCTCACTCTCTGCTCCATCATGATAACTTGGATTTATGGCCGTACATTTGTTGTGGAGAGGCATCGTTTTCATCCACTCAACTTACAAACTTGGGCTATACCAAAATACAAGCTCCAA TACTCGTTGCAATGGCAAAATGCATCCATCAACAGCTTGGTTGAGGAAGCCATACTTGAAGCTGAGCACAAGGGAGTTAAAGTGCTGAGCCTAGGTCTTTTGAATCAG AGTGAAGAGCTGAATGCATACGGTGCTCTTTATGTGAAAAGGCATCCTGAGTTGAAGACCAGAGTGGTGGATGGCAGTAGCCTCGCAGTGGCTGTTATCCTCAACAGCATACCTAAGGGCACAACCCAACTACTTCTTAGAGGCAAAGTTACCAAGGTTGCTACTTCTATTGCCTTGGCTTTGTGCCAGAAGGGTATTCAG GTGGCTACATTGCGAGATGATGAGTGTGCCAAACTCAACAACTCATTAGATGTTAATTCAAAGAGTAATTTGGTTctcaccaaaagtacttcttaccag GTTTGGTTAGTGGGAGATGGATTAAGTGAAGAAGAACAATTAAAAGCATCAAAAGGAACCATATTCGTTCCCTTCTCTCAATTCCAACCAAAGAAATTGCGTAAAGACTGCTTCTACCACTACACTCCTGCAATGCTAACTCCTAAATCTCTCGAGAATGTACACTCTTGTGAG AATTGGTTACCAAGAAGGGTGATGAGTGCATGGCGTATAGCTGGGATAGTACATGGGTTAGAAGGTTGGAATGAGCATGAGTGTGGCATTCCTACCACTGCCGATTTGCCTCGCTTTGACAAAGTTTGGGACGCAGCCCTTAGACATGGCTTTCAGCCTCTCACCAGCATTTCATCTGCCTAA